In one window of Candidatus Scalindua sp. DNA:
- a CDS encoding shikimate dehydrogenase gives MICIPITARSTEEVIPELAKAQKHADIIELRIDFFQDMHDAELCLEKLSKKCPKPVIVTNRPEREGGGFTDSEPERIRLLQKAIDLRFEYVDVEYDSMRHIVRRGSTKIIASYHNFQETPHDINNIYDKISHSKPDIVKIVTYAQDITDNIRIFELLKIAHLPLISFCMGENGHISRILSRKFGGFLTFASLGKGKESAPGQLTVEEITGIYHFKKINRETKVYGIVGNPVSHSMSPAIHNASFIEKGLNSVYVPLNVLDIESFVREFKKINIQGFSITIPHKETILPFLDDIDCTAEKIGAINTVVNKNGRFKGYNTDSMAAIQGLANSMNSNEKHRTKVALIGAGGAARAIAYGLKKEGYDITIYNRTKERAAKLSHDIGCNYKGFEEICQINAKILINCTSIGMFPEIEDSPVPKESLKSGMVVFDVVYNPIQTRLLLDAEERGCYTVTGLTMFINQAAEQFRLWTGIEPPRELMKNVVLNKLSVQ, from the coding sequence ATGATTTGTATCCCAATTACGGCCAGAAGCACAGAAGAAGTTATTCCTGAATTGGCAAAAGCCCAGAAACATGCCGATATAATAGAACTTCGCATCGATTTTTTTCAAGACATGCATGATGCAGAACTCTGTCTGGAGAAATTATCGAAGAAATGCCCCAAACCGGTAATTGTCACAAACAGACCGGAAAGAGAAGGGGGTGGCTTTACCGATAGTGAACCGGAGAGAATTAGGTTACTCCAGAAGGCTATAGATTTAAGATTCGAATATGTTGATGTTGAATATGATTCCATGAGACACATTGTCAGGCGGGGTTCCACTAAAATCATTGCATCCTACCATAATTTTCAGGAAACACCCCATGATATAAACAACATTTATGATAAAATCTCTCATTCGAAACCGGACATTGTAAAGATTGTCACATACGCTCAGGATATCACGGACAACATTAGAATTTTTGAACTGTTAAAGATCGCACACCTTCCTCTTATATCCTTCTGCATGGGTGAAAACGGCCACATAAGCAGGATTCTTTCCAGGAAATTCGGAGGGTTTCTGACATTTGCATCACTCGGTAAAGGCAAGGAATCTGCCCCGGGACAGTTGACGGTTGAAGAGATCACCGGTATCTATCATTTTAAAAAGATAAACAGAGAAACAAAAGTATATGGCATCGTTGGAAACCCTGTTTCCCATAGTATGAGCCCGGCAATACACAACGCCTCATTCATTGAAAAAGGCCTCAATAGTGTTTATGTCCCTTTGAATGTCCTGGATATTGAATCCTTTGTAAGGGAATTCAAAAAAATCAATATCCAGGGATTCAGCATCACCATACCACACAAAGAGACCATCTTACCATTTCTGGATGATATAGATTGTACTGCCGAAAAAATCGGAGCAATCAATACTGTTGTGAACAAAAACGGTAGATTCAAGGGCTACAACACTGACAGCATGGCAGCAATACAAGGATTGGCAAACAGCATGAACAGCAACGAAAAACATCGTACTAAAGTTGCCCTTATCGGGGCAGGAGGAGCAGCAAGGGCAATAGCATATGGCCTTAAAAAAGAGGGCTATGACATAACCATTTATAACCGCACAAAAGAACGAGCTGCTAAATTATCACACGACATCGGGTGTAACTATAAGGGTTTTGAAGAAATTTGTCAAATCAATGCCAAAATCCTCATAAACTGCACATCTATCGGCATGTTTCCTGAAATTGAAGACTCACCTGTTCCTAAAGAGTCCTTAAAATCAGGAATGGTAGTCTTTGATGTCGTTTACAACCCGATACAAACGAGACTCCTTCTTGATGCGGAGGAGAGAGGGTGCTATACCGTAACCGGTCTCACTATGTTCATAAACCAGGCTGCTGAACAATTCAGGCTCTGGACAGGAATTGAACCACCAAGAGAATTAATGAAAAATGTCGTATTGAACAAATTATCCGTTCAATGA
- a CDS encoding shikimate kinase — translation MNIVLIGFRGTGKSTIGKLLASHLKMDFIDTDEYITNSTGKTIKEIFLERGEEGFRTIEAAAVAIVSRMDNQIIAAGGGVILNNKNVVNLKSNGTLILLNATPEVIHNRLSLDKKTADQRPSLTGKEAFEEIRHLIQKRAPLYDNAADHAINTSHKSKEDIVLEIVMFMEGLHGDEKDEEPHGN, via the coding sequence ATGAATATAGTCTTAATTGGTTTTCGAGGTACTGGCAAAAGCACCATAGGCAAACTCCTGGCCAGCCACCTGAAAATGGATTTCATTGATACGGACGAATATATTACGAACTCTACGGGAAAAACGATTAAGGAAATTTTTCTGGAAAGGGGTGAAGAGGGATTTCGCACTATTGAGGCAGCAGCTGTCGCTATAGTAAGCAGAATGGACAATCAGATTATAGCCGCTGGTGGTGGAGTAATCCTGAACAATAAAAATGTCGTAAACCTCAAGAGCAACGGGACACTCATACTTCTCAACGCCACTCCCGAAGTTATCCACAATCGTCTTTCACTTGACAAGAAGACGGCAGATCAACGGCCTTCTTTAACCGGCAAAGAAGCCTTTGAAGAAATCAGACATCTCATACAAAAAAGAGCGCCGCTATACGATAACGCTGCAGACCATGCCATAAACACATCGCATAAATCGAAAGAAGATATCGTTCTTGAGATAGTCATGTTCATGGAGGGTTTACACGGGGATGAGAAGGATGAAGAACCGCATGGGAATTAA